One region of Syntrophobacter fumaroxidans MPOB genomic DNA includes:
- the cas10 gene encoding type III-A CRISPR-associated protein Cas10/Csm1 has product MAYTMHEVVVGALLHDVGKFLQRAYDRLSDVTGQHLDLESTLCPQQKSVYTHKHVLFTNAFFDLMSKEEVYFPAGINAKTVEDISSYHHKPDACPIPGASWLCALGDRLSAGMDRRDDEETSERASSRSTFKKTPLRCIFDEVILDPKALGMPQAHAYRLGVLNPEDAESMIPIAWPSKGEVPELPKRYQEVWQQFWGEIKVLGREAPRLSFDLFEEALLGLLERYTWAIPSSTVNSPDISLYDHARTTAAIAACLYRYHDAKGQLEDVKAIRDEQQMKFRLLAGDLSGIQNTLFSLQTQGVKGVNKILRARSFMMSGVSEAAALLSIELLSLPICTVLQQAGGRFLILVPALGDTEDHVDGLRERFDKWLVEHYTGSLALNLVLSPPFSASSFKPHPLREIMAGLGQAIEDGKQRPLSKCSQGVLKREYPLDALCSACGVRPAVTTGAAESGYRCLTCHDEFRIGRDLVGATVMVWGRSLPREWNPVDVIGLELALLRNHPENLPGEALSVRRTSPLHMPIPWAVRNLANHIPVFKDHYETQDPRYEGSWDDDVVPRIGEPKSFAHIAADALEPEKDSGAFRGKAFLALLKADVDYLGFLFNFGLKRTEAEEDRFTLSRIAQLSRMVDLYFTGYLKGLLHREFPDTYTIYAGGDDLLFIGPWRQTLALTSRVNETFRAYTGHNPNITLSAGVSLLKPNYPVNRAVLEAQEYLDECKYHGRNRVCALLEKPVSWECYIARLKDAEWVHQRMHDDSPVSTSFIYRLLVIAMDAEAVAIKANVQKAGWRARLAYHLARNIKARNNQEKEKMIVEWLEHLGLDDQLKLTTKHTNIIDWRLPLTVALYRNRT; this is encoded by the coding sequence ATGGCATACACGATGCACGAAGTGGTTGTTGGGGCTCTGCTCCATGACGTGGGCAAGTTCCTTCAACGAGCGTATGACCGACTATCGGACGTCACTGGACAGCATCTTGATCTGGAATCAACGTTGTGCCCCCAGCAAAAAAGCGTTTACACTCACAAACACGTTCTCTTCACCAATGCTTTTTTTGACCTCATGAGCAAAGAAGAGGTCTACTTTCCCGCGGGAATCAATGCAAAGACCGTTGAGGACATTTCGAGCTATCATCACAAACCGGATGCTTGCCCCATCCCAGGTGCTTCGTGGCTCTGCGCGCTGGGAGATAGGTTGTCCGCAGGTATGGATCGCCGCGATGATGAAGAGACGAGCGAACGGGCTTCGTCGCGAAGCACGTTTAAGAAAACGCCGCTCCGTTGCATCTTCGATGAGGTCATCCTCGATCCGAAAGCCCTCGGAATGCCGCAAGCCCATGCATACAGACTGGGTGTGCTGAATCCTGAGGATGCGGAAAGCATGATACCCATAGCGTGGCCATCGAAGGGTGAGGTGCCGGAGCTTCCGAAACGTTACCAAGAGGTGTGGCAACAATTCTGGGGTGAGATAAAGGTGCTGGGACGAGAAGCACCGAGGCTTTCCTTCGATCTTTTCGAGGAAGCGTTATTAGGATTGCTCGAGCGCTACACATGGGCTATCCCGTCGAGCACAGTGAATTCCCCTGACATCTCCCTCTACGACCACGCACGCACAACTGCGGCTATAGCCGCATGTCTCTATCGTTACCATGATGCAAAAGGACAACTGGAAGACGTAAAGGCAATTAGAGACGAGCAGCAAATGAAGTTTCGTCTGCTTGCGGGAGACCTCTCGGGCATTCAAAATACCCTTTTTTCCCTTCAGACACAGGGCGTCAAAGGAGTGAACAAGATATTAAGGGCTCGTTCATTCATGATGAGTGGGGTCTCTGAGGCTGCAGCCCTACTTTCTATCGAGTTGCTTTCTCTTCCCATTTGCACAGTGCTGCAACAGGCTGGCGGCCGATTTCTCATTCTTGTGCCCGCACTCGGTGATACCGAAGATCATGTTGACGGTCTGCGGGAACGGTTCGACAAGTGGCTTGTAGAACACTACACGGGGAGCCTGGCTTTGAACCTTGTTCTCTCTCCGCCGTTTTCGGCATCCTCTTTTAAGCCCCATCCATTGAGGGAAATCATGGCAGGTTTGGGTCAGGCGATCGAAGACGGCAAGCAGCGCCCCCTTTCGAAGTGTTCCCAAGGGGTACTGAAGCGCGAATACCCTTTGGATGCACTCTGTTCCGCCTGCGGGGTGCGACCGGCGGTCACAACCGGTGCTGCCGAAAGTGGATACCGCTGCCTGACTTGTCACGATGAGTTTCGGATCGGGAGAGACCTTGTTGGTGCAACGGTTATGGTGTGGGGGCGTTCTCTGCCGCGCGAATGGAATCCGGTTGACGTAATAGGCCTCGAACTGGCTCTTCTTCGCAATCACCCGGAGAATCTACCTGGAGAAGCTCTATCCGTTCGCAGAACTTCGCCTCTTCACATGCCGATCCCTTGGGCCGTGAGGAACCTAGCCAACCACATTCCGGTCTTTAAAGACCATTATGAAACGCAGGATCCGCGCTACGAGGGAAGCTGGGATGACGATGTGGTTCCCAGGATCGGTGAACCCAAAAGTTTCGCACACATTGCAGCGGATGCTTTGGAACCGGAAAAGGATAGTGGGGCATTTCGAGGCAAGGCGTTCCTGGCACTTCTCAAAGCAGATGTCGACTATTTGGGCTTTCTCTTTAACTTCGGTTTGAAGCGTACGGAGGCTGAGGAAGATCGATTTACCCTGTCACGCATAGCCCAGCTTTCGCGAATGGTGGACCTTTATTTCACCGGCTACCTGAAGGGTTTGCTTCACAGGGAATTCCCGGACACTTACACTATCTATGCCGGAGGAGATGATCTGCTTTTCATTGGCCCTTGGAGGCAGACTCTTGCTTTGACCTCACGAGTCAATGAAACCTTCCGGGCATACACGGGCCATAACCCAAACATTACCCTATCGGCAGGTGTATCGTTGCTCAAGCCGAATTATCCTGTCAACCGGGCTGTTCTTGAAGCCCAGGAGTATCTCGATGAATGCAAGTACCATGGACGCAACCGAGTCTGTGCTCTGCTGGAGAAACCCGTTTCATGGGAATGCTACATAGCGCGGCTGAAGGATGCCGAATGGGTTCATCAAAGAATGCACGATGATTCGCCTGTGAGCACGAGTTTCATCTACCGGCTGCTTGTGATCGCCATGGATGCGGAGGCTGTTGCAATCAAGGCCAATGTGCAAAAGGCCGGATGGCGTGCACGCCTTGCATATCATCTGGCCCGAAACATCAAGGCTCGCAACAACCAAGAGAAAGAAAAGATGATTGTTGAGTGGTTGGAGCATTTGGGGCTGGACGATCAACTCAAGTTGACTACCAAGCATACCAATATCATAGATTGGCGTCTGCCACTAACAGTTGCCTTGTATCGAAACCGAACTTAG
- the cas6 gene encoding CRISPR system precrRNA processing endoribonuclease RAMP protein Cas6, which yields MEQHKRAEKITKEQTDFLEPMRAFRCLRLKVEAKATGHILLPPYLGSTLRGAFGMALLRSACALRRQKCPTCLLRARCIYSYTFETSPMNGSEADRRYGTAPHPFVLNLETGREGVQEAGSTFHFGMTLVGRAIDFLPYFVFAFQRMGELGIGKGRGTFEVVRVWSLGSRDDPQEILYENEVLRMPGEVPGLDHALALSGSLSSRKVRLRFVTPLRLVYEGELCTDPPRFHVLARNLLRRLNNLVAFHCEGNEGLCVGPLLDRAETVRLTDRSTAWYDWERYSKRQDKRMKMGGFVGDMTFEGDLEQFLPLLVLGSWVNLGKGTSFGLGRYSLAPLEGHALAD from the coding sequence ATGGAACAGCACAAGCGGGCGGAGAAAATCACGAAGGAGCAGACGGACTTTCTTGAGCCGATGCGGGCGTTTCGTTGCCTGCGTTTGAAAGTCGAAGCCAAAGCGACGGGGCACATCTTGCTTCCGCCCTACCTGGGGAGCACGTTGCGGGGGGCTTTCGGCATGGCCCTGTTACGGAGCGCGTGTGCCCTCCGGCGCCAGAAATGCCCGACGTGTCTGCTCCGGGCAAGGTGCATCTACAGCTATACGTTTGAAACCAGCCCCATGAACGGTTCGGAGGCTGACCGCCGGTACGGGACGGCTCCACATCCTTTCGTTCTCAACCTGGAAACGGGGCGGGAGGGGGTCCAGGAGGCGGGAAGTACATTTCATTTCGGCATGACACTCGTGGGGCGGGCCATCGATTTTCTTCCTTATTTCGTCTTCGCCTTTCAGCGGATGGGCGAGCTCGGCATCGGAAAAGGGCGCGGGACCTTCGAGGTTGTGCGGGTTTGGAGCCTGGGCTCGCGGGATGACCCACAGGAAATTCTGTATGAGAACGAGGTGCTGCGCATGCCGGGTGAGGTTCCCGGGCTCGACCATGCCCTGGCGTTGAGCGGGAGTCTTTCTTCGCGCAAGGTTCGCCTGCGTTTTGTCACGCCCCTGCGGCTGGTTTACGAGGGAGAACTGTGCACCGATCCCCCCCGGTTCCACGTCCTGGCGCGCAACCTGCTGAGGAGGCTGAACAACCTTGTGGCCTTCCACTGCGAAGGGAATGAAGGGCTTTGCGTCGGGCCGCTGCTGGACCGGGCGGAGACGGTGAGGCTTACGGACCGGTCCACCGCGTGGTACGACTGGGAACGCTATTCGAAGAGACAGGATAAGCGAATGAAGATGGGAGGGTTCGTCGGGGATATGACTTTCGAGGGCGACCTCGAGCAATTCCTGCCCCTGCTCGTCCTGGGCTCATGGGTCAACCTGGGCAAAGGGACCAGCTTCGGGTTGGGGCGGTACAGCCTTGCACCGTTGGAGGGGCATGCTCTTGCAGACTGA
- the csx20 gene encoding CRISPR-associated protein Csx20, with protein sequence MPHSLIVLFNHRLTPEQELDARRNLGVSTVVQPPAAISERWANVPPDLPEIDGYLAPVKHWLETNASPGDQVLIQGDFGATYIMVNFIRGRGLTAVYSTSRREAAEEVQPDGSIKLTHVFRHQRFRKYGG encoded by the coding sequence GTGCCGCATTCACTCATTGTGCTCTTCAATCACCGGTTGACCCCGGAACAGGAACTCGACGCGAGGAGGAACCTGGGGGTGTCGACCGTCGTGCAGCCGCCTGCCGCGATCAGTGAACGGTGGGCGAACGTCCCGCCGGACCTCCCCGAGATCGATGGATACCTCGCGCCGGTAAAGCACTGGCTCGAAACGAACGCCTCGCCGGGCGATCAGGTTCTCATCCAGGGAGATTTCGGCGCCACCTACATCATGGTCAATTTCATTCGGGGGCGGGGACTCACCGCCGTGTATTCCACCAGCCGGAGGGAAGCCGCCGAGGAAGTGCAGCCCGACGGTTCGATAAAGCTGACCCATGTGTTCCGGCACCAACGATTCAGGAAGTATGGAGGATAA
- the csx2 gene encoding TIGR02221 family CRISPR-associated protein, translated as MEDKNMARVYISFLGTNDYVECRYLDEFDTPEPVRFVQEATIGTICRGWGPGDRITIFTTTDAEKKNWEDNGHYDKDNKRYKECKGLKRCLEELKLTAPFANVHIPDGHSTEEMWDIFQKVFDSLNERDEVVFDITHALRSIPLLAIVVLHYAKVLKRVSLKGIYYGAFEALGSIADVRARPVEERRAPVLDLTDLDKLMDWTMATDRFLQGGDARSAAALAKAEAERELKKTRGKDEAAKAIRSLGCGLEDFSKMLYTCRGREISKASTELKKRAKECRNLKLPKPFRPLFEMIEKRLEAFKGDSLLDGLAAVRWCVDHNLVQQGFTILEEIVFSHTLSGVGLDASDTRLRYVASQAYTIVSRNLDDNPVEWESPARGEEEYTRRMIDFIRGHEDLRSAVATLRARRNDLNHAGFIEKQVSLQKAGDFAEDLERLLGRIEAALTSDF; from the coding sequence ATGGAGGATAAAAACATGGCCAGAGTCTACATTTCTTTCCTTGGCACGAATGACTATGTCGAATGCCGCTATCTCGATGAGTTCGATACACCAGAACCCGTTCGTTTCGTTCAGGAGGCAACGATTGGCACTATTTGCCGTGGCTGGGGGCCTGGAGACCGTATTACGATATTCACCACAACGGACGCGGAGAAGAAGAACTGGGAGGACAACGGGCACTACGACAAGGATAACAAGCGATACAAAGAATGTAAGGGGCTGAAAAGGTGTCTTGAGGAACTGAAACTTACCGCCCCGTTTGCCAATGTGCACATTCCGGACGGTCACAGCACGGAGGAGATGTGGGACATTTTTCAGAAGGTCTTTGATTCTCTCAACGAGAGAGATGAAGTTGTCTTCGACATCACCCACGCCCTCCGTTCCATCCCGCTGCTGGCTATTGTCGTGCTGCACTATGCCAAGGTCCTCAAGCGAGTATCGCTGAAAGGCATCTACTATGGAGCATTCGAGGCTTTGGGTAGCATTGCGGATGTGCGGGCGCGCCCCGTTGAGGAACGCAGGGCACCAGTCCTGGACCTCACAGATCTCGACAAACTGATGGATTGGACCATGGCCACAGATCGATTCCTGCAAGGCGGCGATGCACGCTCGGCTGCAGCATTGGCCAAGGCGGAAGCGGAAAGGGAGTTGAAGAAGACCCGCGGCAAGGACGAAGCGGCAAAGGCAATCAGGAGCCTCGGGTGTGGCCTGGAAGATTTCAGTAAGATGCTTTACACGTGCAGAGGCAGGGAGATATCGAAGGCATCAACCGAGTTGAAGAAGCGGGCCAAGGAATGCAGGAATTTGAAACTGCCAAAGCCTTTTCGTCCCCTTTTCGAAATGATCGAAAAACGCCTTGAAGCCTTTAAAGGCGACTCTCTTCTGGACGGTCTGGCGGCAGTGCGGTGGTGTGTCGATCATAATCTTGTCCAGCAGGGTTTCACAATTCTTGAAGAGATCGTATTCAGCCACACCCTCTCCGGGGTCGGCCTCGATGCATCGGACACGAGACTGCGGTATGTGGCTTCACAAGCATACACCATCGTGAGCCGGAATTTGGACGACAACCCGGTTGAATGGGAAAGCCCGGCCAGAGGTGAAGAGGAGTACACTCGACGAATGATCGATTTCATTCGCGGGCATGAGGACCTCCGTAGCGCGGTGGCGACATTGCGTGCCCGTCGCAACGACTTGAACCACGCCGGATTCATTGAAAAACAAGTGTCTTTACAGAAGGCCGGTGATTTTGCAGAGGATTTGGAAAGACTGTTGGGAAGAATCGAAGCGGCCCTGACAAGCGACTTCTAG
- a CDS encoding tetratricopeptide repeat protein gives METTGAKILHHPANIQNSEQATHDGEPVREIPPDPNASSPGTPSVEQTAEAASSEADLLTSLAALGVNEERLKAERRRALGEISALRAENRWEDILSLFHPVEEKNPELLAAGRATAIRGEVAFALGHLGRFDEAIALYHLCVEEEPDNFHHHSGLAYTAYDSLYAARGRQIVLHPEERKARIELAHRHFAVAQSLRPNRVTNYYRQGMLYKSIQGKKEEALPLFAAAVRNWEAYSAEEMKARHQERKNYVKALYQLASCELDAGKPSRALETLNRCLLEDEESGFFSTVHKYFALGKVRFELGDMEASVQALSFAASQAVPEEDDYVFELLARVHLCRGNGDKAWEAVNRVPLKRRRPYFRWTEAEVLIARGEWERARKVLAEAAERDRRGRHKALLRLARLEFRLCRYDQCLKWAKDADNFFRNQFQNPCGDGLFWQAAALLRLGRLDEAENAARKLAKYMPRHPHLGRLRDLIAKATAAGPA, from the coding sequence ATGGAAACGACAGGCGCCAAAATCCTGCACCACCCGGCAAACATCCAAAACTCCGAGCAGGCGACGCATGACGGCGAACCTGTGCGGGAAATCCCGCCGGACCCGAATGCGTCCAGCCCGGGAACACCTTCCGTGGAGCAAACCGCCGAAGCCGCTTCCTCCGAGGCGGACCTGCTGACTTCCCTCGCCGCGCTCGGAGTCAACGAAGAGCGGCTCAAAGCCGAACGCAGGCGCGCCCTTGGCGAGATTTCCGCCCTGCGGGCCGAAAACCGGTGGGAGGACATCCTCTCGCTTTTTCATCCCGTGGAGGAAAAGAACCCGGAGCTTCTTGCGGCGGGGCGCGCTACGGCCATCCGCGGCGAAGTCGCGTTCGCCCTCGGCCACCTGGGCCGGTTCGATGAAGCCATCGCCCTCTATCACCTTTGTGTGGAGGAGGAGCCCGACAACTTCCACCACCACTCGGGTCTGGCCTACACTGCCTACGACAGCCTGTACGCCGCCAGGGGAAGGCAGATCGTGCTCCATCCCGAGGAGCGCAAGGCGAGGATAGAACTCGCGCACCGCCATTTCGCGGTTGCTCAATCCCTGCGCCCGAACCGGGTGACCAATTACTACCGGCAGGGGATGCTGTACAAGTCGATCCAGGGGAAAAAGGAGGAGGCCCTGCCCCTCTTTGCCGCGGCGGTGCGTAACTGGGAGGCCTACAGCGCGGAAGAGATGAAAGCGCGCCACCAGGAGCGGAAAAACTACGTGAAGGCTCTCTACCAGCTGGCCTCGTGCGAACTCGACGCGGGAAAACCCTCTCGGGCCCTCGAGACACTCAACCGGTGCCTGCTGGAAGACGAGGAGTCGGGATTTTTTTCGACGGTGCACAAGTATTTCGCCCTGGGAAAGGTCCGGTTCGAGCTGGGGGACATGGAGGCTTCCGTCCAGGCGCTGAGCTTTGCAGCCTCGCAGGCGGTCCCGGAAGAAGATGACTATGTCTTCGAGCTCCTGGCCCGTGTTCACCTGTGCCGTGGAAACGGCGACAAGGCATGGGAAGCCGTGAACCGCGTCCCTTTGAAGCGCAGGCGCCCCTATTTCCGCTGGACCGAGGCGGAGGTGCTCATCGCGCGGGGCGAGTGGGAGCGTGCGAGGAAGGTGCTGGCGGAAGCGGCCGAACGGGACCGAAGAGGACGCCACAAGGCCCTGCTCCGCCTCGCGCGCCTCGAGTTCCGCCTTTGCCGCTACGATCAATGCCTCAAGTGGGCGAAGGATGCGGACAACTTTTTCCGCAACCAGTTTCAGAACCCCTGCGGGGACGGCCTGTTCTGGCAGGCCGCCGCTCTCCTGCGCCTGGGTCGCCTGGATGAAGCGGAAAACGCCGCCCGCAAGCTCGCGAAATACATGCCGCGCCATCCCCACCTGGGGAGGCTTCGGGATCTCATCGCAAAGGCGACCGCGGCAGGGCCGGCATGA
- a CDS encoding CRISPR-associated primase-polymerase type A1 encodes MNAETSPLPKKTGSPDFALLLQQIEKRLLTGSQTEQAVQILGRESIWKTLPPDQALRWARLAQAAGLPDLSLQVLSWVTQSEPGCVEAWQQRVDLLETLGRKQAGPEAAACAVRSENADASGPSPGTPSREDGAPWEEVVETPFTSMRSREAALARYLDLFSGREDCFARQWSDRKAGTQGYIPVRRPMTSEDALEHIGGHRTYGIYLLRRDSHVKVAVVDADLASRLRAGPVTSRDKELVSREKNYLLGRLPEIGREKGLPCLVEFSGGKGFHFWYLFEEPVPATEARQVLQGLVKRIAPDLSCFNLEVFPKQDRLAGKGLGNLVKLPLGIHRVTGKPSFFLHIPDRSPWAQLEALSKVNSIGREPFLAASSSREAGEVVVHPREEMWAKEVPELAFLVDRCTALAQIVTNCRQSRSLSVREEKVLLGTIGFLPRAKTLLHHLFRNLPEYNPHLVDYRLSRVRGSPLGCKRIHGLLDLACDQCTFPDGSAYPHPLLHWPQWKQGAEEQKGERVGNLRDALDRLQEAIGVVERFLGDGANS; translated from the coding sequence ATGAACGCCGAAACCTCTCCGCTTCCCAAAAAGACCGGTTCACCGGATTTCGCGCTTCTCCTCCAGCAGATCGAGAAGCGCCTTCTTACGGGCTCGCAAACCGAGCAGGCGGTCCAGATCCTGGGACGGGAGTCCATCTGGAAAACCCTCCCCCCGGACCAGGCGCTCCGGTGGGCAAGGCTCGCCCAGGCGGCGGGGTTGCCCGACTTGAGCCTGCAGGTTCTCTCCTGGGTGACCCAAAGCGAACCCGGTTGCGTCGAAGCCTGGCAGCAGCGGGTCGATCTCCTGGAGACACTTGGTCGAAAACAGGCCGGCCCGGAAGCGGCCGCTTGCGCCGTTCGCTCCGAGAACGCCGACGCTTCCGGTCCATCCCCCGGTACCCCTTCCAGGGAAGACGGGGCACCATGGGAGGAGGTCGTCGAAACGCCGTTCACCTCCATGCGTTCGCGCGAGGCGGCTCTAGCGCGCTACCTCGATCTTTTCAGCGGTCGGGAGGACTGTTTCGCCCGCCAATGGTCGGACAGAAAGGCGGGAACCCAGGGGTACATACCCGTTCGTCGTCCCATGACTTCCGAAGATGCTCTCGAGCACATCGGGGGACACAGGACCTACGGGATCTATCTCCTGCGGCGGGACAGCCACGTGAAAGTCGCGGTGGTCGATGCGGACCTTGCATCGCGGCTCCGCGCGGGGCCGGTCACATCGCGGGACAAGGAGCTCGTTTCCAGGGAAAAGAACTACCTGCTCGGCCGCCTTCCCGAGATCGGCAGGGAAAAAGGTCTTCCCTGCCTCGTGGAATTCAGCGGAGGAAAGGGTTTCCATTTCTGGTACCTCTTCGAGGAGCCCGTGCCCGCAACGGAGGCTCGCCAGGTGCTCCAGGGGCTTGTCAAACGGATCGCCCCCGATCTGAGCTGCTTCAACCTCGAGGTGTTTCCCAAGCAGGACCGGCTCGCCGGGAAAGGACTGGGGAACCTTGTCAAGCTCCCTCTCGGCATTCACCGGGTGACGGGCAAGCCGTCCTTTTTTCTCCACATACCGGATCGTTCCCCGTGGGCGCAACTGGAGGCCCTTTCCAAGGTGAATTCCATTGGCAGGGAACCTTTCCTGGCTGCCTCTTCGTCCAGGGAGGCGGGAGAAGTCGTGGTACATCCCAGGGAAGAAATGTGGGCGAAGGAAGTACCGGAGCTCGCCTTCCTTGTGGACCGCTGCACGGCACTCGCCCAGATCGTCACAAATTGCCGGCAGTCACGGAGCCTTTCCGTTCGGGAGGAGAAAGTGCTCCTGGGGACCATCGGATTCTTGCCGCGCGCCAAGACACTGCTGCACCACCTTTTCCGGAACCTTCCCGAGTACAATCCCCACCTGGTGGACTACCGCCTGTCCCGCGTTCGCGGGTCCCCTCTCGGCTGCAAGCGCATCCACGGCCTGCTGGACCTCGCATGCGACCAGTGCACGTTCCCCGACGGCTCCGCCTATCCGCATCCCCTCCTTCACTGGCCGCAGTGGAAGCAAGGCGCCGAAGAGCAGAAGGGGGAAAGAGTGGGCAACTTGAGGGATGCGCTCGACCGCCTGCAGGAAGCGATCGGCGTCGTCGAGCGATTCCTCGGGGATGGGGCGAACTCGTAG
- the cas1 gene encoding CRISPR-associated endonuclease Cas1 → MERTYILEQGAYLRKAGNHLVVTKNREIIAEIPLEGLSQLTLVGFSSLSGAVLEVLIRHRIETVLLSPRGQFRARLMVDEHKHVQRRQGQYVKLSGADFALRTTQSIVRGKLRNTARFLALRGSRYGSEALHRAAAQIKGLSALVDRQKDMDLLRGIEGHAANLYFEVFPLLVRVPGFEFNGRNRRPPLDPLNALLSFVYTLLTQEVLTAIKVVGLDPYLGCLHAVDYGRPSLACDLVEEWRTFLGDRLVLALVNRRVIGLDDFVYRPTPCADAVDEEELKHRRPVEMKPKIARAFIEAYEKWMASRILDPGSRERTDYRGLIQRQVWKFCHYLVGDRDSYEPFIWSEVS, encoded by the coding sequence ATGGAAAGAACGTACATCCTGGAGCAGGGAGCGTATTTGCGCAAAGCGGGCAATCACCTGGTCGTGACCAAGAACCGGGAGATCATAGCGGAGATCCCGCTGGAAGGCCTCAGCCAGCTCACCCTGGTGGGCTTTTCCTCCCTCAGCGGAGCGGTCCTGGAAGTGCTCATCCGCCACCGCATCGAAACGGTGTTGCTCAGCCCCAGGGGACAGTTTCGCGCCAGGCTCATGGTGGATGAACACAAGCACGTCCAACGACGGCAGGGTCAGTACGTCAAGCTTTCCGGGGCCGATTTCGCACTGAGGACCACTCAGAGCATCGTCCGGGGAAAGCTGCGAAACACGGCCCGCTTTCTGGCACTGCGAGGAAGCAGGTACGGGAGCGAGGCGCTCCACCGGGCGGCGGCACAGATCAAGGGACTGTCGGCTCTCGTCGATCGACAGAAAGACATGGACCTGCTGCGCGGGATCGAGGGGCATGCGGCGAACCTGTACTTCGAAGTGTTCCCGCTCCTCGTCCGGGTCCCGGGTTTTGAATTCAACGGCCGCAACCGGCGTCCGCCCCTCGACCCGCTCAATGCGCTTCTCTCGTTTGTCTACACCCTGCTCACGCAGGAGGTCCTGACGGCCATCAAGGTCGTGGGGTTGGACCCTTACCTCGGCTGCCTTCACGCGGTCGACTACGGCAGGCCCTCGCTGGCCTGCGACCTGGTGGAGGAATGGCGCACTTTCCTGGGCGACCGGCTCGTGCTGGCGCTCGTCAACCGTCGCGTCATCGGCCTCGACGATTTCGTCTACCGTCCCACCCCGTGCGCGGACGCAGTAGACGAAGAGGAGCTGAAGCATCGCCGGCCGGTGGAGATGAAACCGAAGATCGCCCGGGCATTCATCGAAGCTTATGAGAAGTGGATGGCAAGCCGTATTCTGGACCCGGGTTCGAGGGAAAGGACGGACTATCGCGGGCTCATTCAGCGCCAGGTCTGGAAATTCTGTCATTATCTCGTGGGGGACCGCGACTCTTATGAGCCGTTCATCTGGTCGGAGGTCTCCTGA
- the cas2 gene encoding CRISPR-associated endonuclease Cas2: MFYVVSYDISDDRVRYRVAKVLKAYGVRVQKSVFECPDLTEKRFLKMKDRLEALIDFTTDSVRYYRQCRGCLAQCEVSGAGELPATTKFSVV, translated from the coding sequence ATGTTTTACGTGGTCTCTTACGACATAAGTGACGACCGGGTGCGTTACAGGGTCGCAAAGGTCCTCAAAGCTTACGGCGTCAGGGTGCAAAAATCCGTTTTCGAGTGCCCGGACCTGACCGAAAAGAGGTTCCTGAAGATGAAGGACCGCCTGGAGGCCTTGATCGACTTCACCACGGACAGCGTCCGCTACTACCGTCAATGCCGCGGATGCCTTGCCCAATGCGAGGTTTCGGGTGCGGGGGAGCTTCCGGCGACCACCAAGTTTTCCGTCGTATGA